In Lentibacillus amyloliquefaciens, one DNA window encodes the following:
- a CDS encoding endo-1,4-beta-xylanase yields MKETFRKSIIGGLSLVLLATAGTHTAYAARDTEPISSLEVPAMKDRFEDSFPIGAAVEPYQLEGIHGEILKRHYNSIVAENVMKPINIQPEEGEFNFEEADKIVRFAEENDMDLRFHTLIWHSQVPDWFFLDEEGNEMIDETDPTKRAENKELLLDRLETHIKTIVKRYSDEVDAWDVVNETIDPNASNDRGLRESKWYQITGTDYIKKAFETARKYAGDDAKLFINDYNTEVEPKRAHLYNLVKDLLEQGVPIDGVGHQAHIQLDWPTIAETKESINMFAGLGLDNHITELDVSLYGWPPTPAFTNYDEIRASGRLYDQAARYDQLFQLYEELDDKIGNVTFWGIADDHTWLDDRAEDYNDGVGKDAPFVFDPDFNVKPAYWEMMGYDIDGMSELIEGFEQEGEFANHGVAQSLKAKLNTAAYFDEKGDPDKVVKHMENFTEKLEQWKDKGFVTGNAYNSLDKNAAYLISKRE; encoded by the coding sequence ATGAAAGAAACGTTTCGAAAATCGATTATTGGCGGATTATCGTTGGTATTGCTGGCAACAGCCGGCACACATACTGCTTATGCAGCGCGGGACACGGAGCCAATCAGTTCTTTGGAGGTGCCAGCAATGAAAGACCGGTTTGAAGATTCCTTTCCAATTGGTGCTGCCGTTGAGCCCTATCAGCTGGAAGGTATTCATGGCGAGATATTAAAACGCCACTATAACAGCATCGTTGCCGAGAATGTTATGAAGCCAATCAATATTCAGCCGGAAGAGGGCGAATTCAATTTTGAAGAGGCCGATAAAATCGTCCGGTTTGCTGAAGAAAATGATATGGATCTGCGCTTTCACACGCTCATCTGGCACAGTCAGGTACCGGATTGGTTTTTCCTGGATGAGGAAGGCAACGAAATGATTGACGAAACAGACCCAACCAAACGCGCTGAAAATAAGGAGCTGCTGCTCGATCGTTTGGAGACTCACATTAAAACGATTGTGAAGCGTTATTCTGACGAAGTGGACGCATGGGATGTTGTTAATGAAACCATCGATCCCAATGCATCGAATGATCGGGGCTTGCGTGAATCAAAGTGGTATCAGATTACAGGTACGGACTATATTAAAAAAGCCTTCGAAACAGCCAGAAAATATGCCGGTGATGATGCCAAATTATTCATCAATGACTATAATACCGAGGTCGAACCAAAACGGGCGCACCTGTATAATCTAGTGAAAGACCTGCTGGAGCAGGGAGTGCCAATTGATGGTGTCGGGCACCAGGCACATATCCAATTAGATTGGCCTACCATTGCAGAAACAAAGGAGTCTATCAACATGTTTGCGGGTCTTGGATTGGATAATCACATTACTGAGCTTGATGTCAGCTTGTACGGGTGGCCGCCAACTCCGGCATTCACAAACTATGATGAAATACGGGCAAGCGGCCGGCTTTATGACCAAGCGGCACGTTATGATCAGCTATTCCAATTATATGAAGAACTCGACGATAAAATCGGCAATGTGACGTTCTGGGGAATTGCGGATGACCATACATGGCTCGATGACCGTGCAGAGGATTATAATGATGGCGTCGGAAAAGATGCACCGTTTGTCTTTGATCCGGATTTTAATGTCAAACCCGCCTATTGGGAAATGATGGGTTACGACATAGATGGCATGAGCGAACTGATTGAAGGTTTTGAACAAGAGGGCGAATTTGCCAACCATGGTGTTGCGCAATCACTAAAAGCAAAATTGAACACGGCTGCTTACTTTGACGAAAAGGGAGATCCGGACAAAGTCGTTAAGCATATGGAAAATTTCACGGAAAAGTTGGAGCAGTGGAAAGACAAAGGGTTTGTTACAGGGAACGCATATAATAGCCTGGATAAAAATGCTGCGTATTTAATTTCCAAGCGGGAATAA
- the xylF gene encoding D-xylose ABC transporter substrate-binding protein has product MSKLFKSGVIAVMSITILLLAAACGQDASNGNDNADASSDGEVTIGLSVADLTLERWQHDRDIFVEQAEELGADVLVQSADGEDEKQLSQIQNMLSQGVDALVIIANNSDALSPAVNQAKEENIPVVAYDRLINNAEIDAYVSFDNERVGEMQAEYLIDQVPTGKYFLLGGAPTDNNAQMFRDGQMNVLDPLIESGDIEVVGDQWVEGWSAETAMSIVENALTANENDIDAIVATNDSTAGGAVQALSAQNLAGDIAISGQDADLAAVQRIAEGTQSMTVYKPIQDIATKNAEIAVKLAKGEDIEAEDTVNNGVTDVPFIKLDPIKVSQENLVDTVIADGFHSFEDVYENIPEDERPDKPE; this is encoded by the coding sequence ATGAGCAAGCTTTTCAAGTCCGGTGTTATTGCAGTCATGTCAATTACCATACTGCTTTTAGCCGCGGCATGCGGACAGGACGCATCGAATGGCAATGATAATGCCGATGCATCATCAGACGGCGAAGTTACGATTGGACTTTCTGTAGCAGATTTAACATTGGAACGATGGCAGCACGACCGTGATATTTTTGTGGAACAGGCAGAAGAACTGGGGGCGGATGTTTTGGTGCAGTCCGCTGATGGGGAAGATGAAAAACAACTATCGCAAATTCAAAATATGCTCTCGCAAGGTGTTGATGCATTAGTAATCATTGCTAATAACTCTGATGCGTTAAGCCCTGCTGTTAATCAAGCCAAGGAAGAAAATATTCCGGTGGTAGCATATGACCGGTTGATAAATAATGCGGAAATTGACGCTTACGTATCTTTTGATAATGAACGCGTTGGGGAGATGCAAGCTGAATATTTAATTGATCAGGTACCAACAGGTAAATATTTTCTTTTAGGTGGTGCACCAACGGATAACAACGCACAAATGTTCAGAGACGGGCAGATGAATGTGTTGGATCCATTAATTGAAAGTGGTGACATCGAAGTGGTCGGGGACCAGTGGGTAGAAGGCTGGTCTGCAGAAACGGCTATGAGTATTGTAGAAAATGCATTGACTGCTAATGAAAATGATATTGATGCCATTGTTGCAACAAATGACAGTACTGCTGGCGGCGCAGTGCAAGCACTGTCTGCTCAAAATCTTGCAGGTGACATTGCTATTTCCGGGCAGGATGCCGATTTAGCGGCGGTACAACGCATTGCGGAAGGGACGCAATCAATGACTGTTTATAAACCGATTCAGGATATTGCAACTAAAAATGCTGAAATCGCCGTTAAACTTGCTAAAGGCGAAGATATCGAAGCGGAAGATACAGTTAATAATGGCGTGACAGATGTTCCGTTCATTAAACTTGATCCGATTAAAGTAAGTCAGGAAAACTTAGTCGATACCGTGATTGCCGACGGGTTTCATTCATTCGAGGATGTGTATGAAAATATACCGGAAGATGAGCGGCCGGACAAGCCGGAATAA
- a CDS encoding xylose ABC transporter ATP-binding protein — protein sequence MTGYALQMEGISKEFPGVKALDSVTLSVNKGEIHALCGENGAGKSTLMKILSGVYPSGSFDGKIVINEREVRFRNIKESQEAGIAIIYQELALVPEMTVGENIFLSSDLMREKVLNWNKLYAESKRWLDHIGLNIDPQRKLGDLTVGKQQLIEIVKALTKNAEILILDEPTAALTESEVEVLVEILKDLKSEGVTCIYISHKLGEVMRLADSVTVLRDGQTIDTFNVNEITEDTIVSNMVGRSLTNYFPYEEHETGEEILSVKNYSFYNKSTDETIADNVSFTLRKGEILGISGLMGAGRSELFISLFGGYPGKAYGEVTIDGKPAVIKKPSDAISAGLAYVSEDRKRYGLVIGMEITKNSTLAALKKVMPNGLIDASLELKSAEEMTNKLNLKAHSLEAKVEQLSGGNQQKVVLSKWLFTNPKILILDEPTRGIDVGAKNEIYKIINELSQQGVGIIMISSELPEILGMSDRILVMADGTISGELSREEATEENVMKLATGGNNHEPIIN from the coding sequence ATGACTGGATATGCACTGCAAATGGAGGGGATCAGCAAAGAATTTCCTGGGGTCAAAGCATTGGATAGTGTGACATTATCCGTTAACAAAGGAGAAATTCATGCACTGTGCGGTGAAAATGGCGCCGGCAAATCGACGCTTATGAAAATATTAAGCGGCGTATATCCTTCCGGCAGTTTTGACGGAAAAATAGTAATTAATGAAAGAGAAGTCAGGTTTCGCAATATTAAAGAATCACAGGAAGCCGGTATAGCCATCATTTATCAGGAATTGGCTTTGGTGCCTGAAATGACGGTTGGCGAAAACATCTTTCTGAGCAGTGATTTGATGAGAGAAAAAGTATTGAATTGGAATAAGCTTTATGCCGAGTCAAAGCGGTGGTTGGATCATATTGGATTAAACATCGATCCACAACGGAAATTAGGTGATCTGACAGTTGGTAAACAGCAATTAATTGAAATCGTCAAGGCACTTACAAAGAATGCAGAGATTCTAATTTTGGATGAACCAACAGCAGCGCTGACAGAAAGTGAAGTAGAGGTATTGGTTGAGATTTTAAAGGATCTTAAATCAGAAGGTGTCACTTGCATCTATATATCGCACAAGCTTGGTGAGGTGATGCGGCTTGCTGATTCGGTAACTGTTTTAAGAGATGGTCAGACGATTGATACATTCAATGTAAATGAAATAACAGAGGATACAATTGTTTCCAATATGGTAGGCAGATCACTAACGAACTACTTTCCTTATGAAGAACATGAGACCGGAGAAGAGATATTAAGTGTCAAAAATTATTCTTTCTATAATAAATCAACTGATGAAACAATAGCAGATAATGTGTCTTTCACACTGAGAAAAGGCGAAATACTGGGTATATCCGGCTTAATGGGAGCAGGACGCTCCGAGCTGTTTATAAGCCTTTTCGGCGGGTATCCCGGCAAGGCATATGGAGAAGTGACAATCGATGGAAAGCCAGCAGTTATCAAGAAGCCATCTGATGCCATCAGTGCCGGTTTAGCTTATGTATCAGAAGATCGTAAACGGTATGGCCTGGTGATAGGGATGGAAATTACCAAAAACTCAACACTCGCTGCCCTCAAAAAGGTTATGCCCAATGGATTGATTGATGCTTCTTTAGAGTTGAAAAGTGCAGAAGAAATGACAAATAAGCTGAATTTGAAAGCCCATAGTTTAGAAGCAAAAGTGGAGCAGTTAAGTGGCGGCAATCAACAAAAAGTCGTGTTGAGTAAATGGCTGTTTACCAATCCAAAAATTCTCATATTGGATGAACCAACAAGAGGGATCGATGTCGGTGCCAAAAATGAAATTTATAAAATCATTAATGAATTATCACAGCAAGGTGTCGGTATTATCATGATTTCATCTGAATTGCCGGAAATTCTGGGGATGTCGGACCGTATCCTTGTAATGGCAGATGGTACCATTTCAGGAGAACTCTCGAGGGAAGAAGCCACAGAGGAAAATGTCATGAAACTGGCGACAGGAGGAAATAATCATGAGCCAATCATCAACTGA
- a CDS encoding sugar ABC transporter permease, translating to MSQSSTEKPAEKKLSFKFNAQSYALIVALILIVSIFGILTGGEFLSSRNLSNLFAQMTVIAVLAIGMTLVIVAGHIDLSVGSLAGLTGGISAILQVWFGWDTVWVVLAAIVVGALLGLWQGWWVAYRAVPAFIVTLGGMLIFRGILIGISAGQTVAPLHEGFRAIANSHLPYWAGYVLAVAGVILLFFSAWQSQNKRQQLGLLTDNPFKLYGKYAVYAFLILLLTYMLNRYNGIPVPLIIVMFFGGLFIFISNKTSFGRYIYAIGGNEEAAALSGINIKRNTLSVFVLMGALAGVAGVILSSRLNAASVSAGEMYELDAIAACVIGGTSLMGGRGNIVGAVIGALIMTSIDNGMSMMNIETFWQSIVKGLILIIAVWIDISSKK from the coding sequence ATGAGCCAATCATCAACTGAAAAACCGGCTGAAAAGAAGTTAAGTTTTAAATTTAATGCGCAGTCTTATGCCCTGATTGTTGCCTTAATTCTGATCGTGTCAATCTTTGGAATTTTAACAGGTGGTGAATTTCTGTCATCACGAAATCTATCGAACCTGTTTGCTCAAATGACTGTCATAGCTGTTTTGGCCATTGGTATGACGCTTGTCATCGTTGCCGGCCATATTGATCTGTCAGTAGGTTCATTAGCGGGATTAACCGGAGGCATTTCGGCTATTTTACAAGTATGGTTTGGATGGGATACCGTATGGGTCGTATTAGCTGCAATCGTTGTCGGTGCTTTGCTTGGTCTCTGGCAGGGATGGTGGGTCGCTTACCGTGCTGTACCTGCTTTTATTGTAACGCTGGGTGGTATGCTGATTTTCAGGGGTATTTTAATTGGAATCAGTGCAGGACAAACCGTAGCACCACTTCATGAAGGTTTCAGAGCTATTGCGAATAGTCATTTGCCATACTGGGCTGGTTATGTATTAGCGGTTGCGGGTGTCATTCTATTATTTTTTTCAGCTTGGCAAAGCCAGAATAAACGGCAGCAATTAGGCTTATTGACAGACAACCCGTTTAAACTCTATGGAAAATATGCTGTGTATGCCTTCCTGATTCTTCTATTAACTTATATGTTAAATCGCTACAATGGTATTCCTGTTCCATTAATTATCGTGATGTTCTTTGGCGGTTTGTTTATTTTCATTTCAAATAAAACATCCTTTGGCCGCTACATCTATGCAATCGGTGGTAACGAAGAAGCAGCTGCCTTGTCGGGGATCAATATAAAGCGCAATACGTTATCTGTTTTCGTACTGATGGGCGCGCTTGCGGGAGTAGCCGGTGTTATTTTATCGAGCAGGCTGAATGCTGCAAGTGTCAGTGCAGGCGAAATGTATGAACTAGACGCAATTGCGGCGTGTGTAATCGGCGGAACAAGTCTGATGGGTGGCCGAGGTAATATTGTAGGAGCCGTTATTGGCGCCCTGATTATGACCAGTATAGATAACGGTATGAGCATGATGAACATCGAAACGTTTTGGCAGTCGATCGTAAAGGGATTGATTTTAATCATTGCTGTGTGGATTGATATCTCAAGCAAAAAATAG
- a CDS encoding Gfo/Idh/MocA family protein: MRFTKWGILSTANIAQTQLIPAIERFENAEVTAIASGSGRASEVARELGIPKSYDCYEGLLVDPEIEAVYIPLPNHLHKKWVIEAAKKGKHILCEKPAVLTSADMEDIQRTCEENNVLFMEGFMYYFHQQHDRVKEIIASGEIGDVKLVRSSFSFLVTDKEDNIRMDAAKGGGTFYDIGCYSIHSIRHILGSEPVAVHVHAKRDATYGVETNAVTYMEFSGEIMTVFDNSFESAFRQEYEIIGTEGRVTVPRAYRPDLNGGDGLVIVETDGVRREETINTDQYKAEVEHFSDAILTGVRLKHTMQNTVSNLKVIDACLQSIETGEKVYLN, translated from the coding sequence ATGCGTTTTACAAAATGGGGCATACTAAGTACGGCGAACATCGCGCAAACTCAGCTGATACCAGCTATTGAGCGATTTGAAAATGCTGAAGTGACTGCAATAGCAAGCGGCAGCGGGAGGGCATCAGAAGTCGCTCGTGAATTAGGGATTCCCAAGTCTTATGACTGTTATGAGGGACTTCTCGTTGATCCGGAAATAGAGGCGGTGTACATACCGCTGCCGAATCACTTACATAAAAAGTGGGTGATAGAAGCAGCCAAAAAAGGCAAGCATATTCTCTGCGAAAAACCCGCGGTGTTAACGTCTGCTGATATGGAAGACATTCAAAGGACGTGTGAAGAAAACAACGTTCTTTTCATGGAAGGGTTTATGTACTATTTCCACCAGCAGCATGATCGGGTGAAAGAAATTATTGCCAGTGGCGAAATTGGCGATGTTAAACTCGTGAGATCAAGTTTTTCTTTTCTGGTAACAGACAAAGAAGATAACATTCGAATGGATGCTGCAAAAGGCGGCGGGACGTTCTATGATATCGGGTGTTACAGCATCCACTCCATCCGGCATATTTTGGGCAGTGAGCCGGTTGCGGTGCATGTACATGCGAAGCGTGATGCAACTTATGGTGTCGAGACGAATGCTGTCACGTACATGGAATTTTCCGGTGAGATCATGACCGTCTTTGATAACAGTTTTGAATCGGCATTCCGGCAAGAATACGAAATTATTGGCACGGAAGGCCGTGTAACGGTACCACGCGCATACCGCCCTGATTTGAACGGCGGCGATGGGTTAGTGATTGTCGAAACTGATGGCGTGCGTCGTGAAGAAACTATAAACACAGATCAATATAAAGCTGAAGTCGAGCATTTCTCGGATGCTATCCTAACCGGGGTAAGGCTCAAGCACACAATGCAAAATACCGTGAGCAATCTTAAAGTCATTGACGCATGTTTACAATCAATTGAAACGGGCGAAAAAGTATACTTGAATTAA
- a CDS encoding aldose epimerase family protein has protein sequence MNIIQEQLHNGWRRFKISNHNKMQVTFLNYGGIITEILVPDKHGNVENVVLGYQNIEDYKRDANFFGAMIGRVAGRIQDASFKLDGKHYNPEANDGNNCLHSGASGFHRVIWDAVPFQTADEAGVKLTYTSQDGEGGFPGTIEVAVTYTLNNQNQFIIDYEAISDETTALTLTNHTYFNLSGNQSDTIKQHTVKINSSHFIELDQNLIPTGNKLNVSHTPFDFRHGRKLIDGIASGTDQNAIAGNGYDHYFLFDHERGNIRVNEESSGRVMEIETNQPGVVMYTGQNLEEGLALKGERSRKYAGVCFETQGPPASLHHDGFPSIILKANTRYSKQTSFTFGTE, from the coding sequence GTGAATATAATTCAGGAACAACTTCACAATGGGTGGAGGCGATTTAAAATCTCAAATCACAATAAGATGCAAGTGACTTTTTTAAATTATGGCGGGATCATTACGGAGATTCTTGTGCCTGATAAACACGGGAATGTTGAAAATGTCGTATTGGGGTATCAAAATATTGAAGATTATAAGAGGGACGCAAATTTTTTCGGAGCTATGATCGGACGTGTTGCCGGCCGAATTCAGGATGCATCTTTCAAGCTTGACGGGAAGCATTACAATCCGGAAGCGAACGATGGCAATAACTGTTTACATAGCGGCGCGTCCGGCTTCCATAGAGTGATTTGGGATGCAGTTCCCTTTCAGACAGCTGATGAAGCTGGTGTTAAGCTAACTTACACAAGTCAGGATGGTGAGGGTGGATTTCCCGGAACGATAGAGGTGGCCGTTACCTATACCCTGAATAACCAGAACCAATTCATAATAGACTACGAAGCGATCAGTGACGAAACGACTGCTTTAACACTGACCAATCATACATATTTTAACTTGAGCGGCAATCAAAGCGATACAATCAAACAGCACACAGTGAAGATCAACAGCAGCCATTTTATTGAGCTTGATCAAAACTTGATACCGACTGGGAATAAACTGAACGTCAGCCATACGCCCTTTGATTTTAGACACGGCAGAAAGCTTATTGACGGGATAGCATCGGGTACCGACCAAAACGCCATTGCCGGTAATGGCTATGATCATTATTTTCTTTTTGATCATGAGCGAGGTAATATTCGTGTCAACGAGGAATCGAGCGGGCGGGTCATGGAGATTGAAACGAACCAGCCAGGGGTGGTTATGTACACAGGTCAAAATCTGGAGGAAGGGCTGGCATTAAAGGGTGAACGGTCGCGCAAATATGCGGGTGTATGCTTTGAAACGCAAGGCCCGCCTGCATCGCTGCATCATGACGGTTTTCCATCTATCATACTAAAAGCAAATACACGCTATTCAAAACAGACATCCTTCACATTTGGAACGGAATAG
- a CDS encoding CAP domain-containing protein → MKRLFILVAIIFMVSIWTPDSIQKVWNADKLESINIEKWTGSVKGWFAEQDISGLIEDSAAHLEEQLTQLFQSSEPASSLEGTDPSESGTDPSEFEKEVVKLVNDERTQRGLEPLEMHNRLSDLARKKSRDMKDNNYFSHTSPTYGSPFDMMNQFDFNYRLAGENIAAGQRSPEQVVEGWMSSEGHRENILKEGFTHIGVGYVEGNGFKYGTYWTQLFMTPR, encoded by the coding sequence ATGAAACGGCTTTTTATACTGGTTGCTATTATATTTATGGTATCGATTTGGACACCGGATTCGATTCAGAAAGTGTGGAACGCGGATAAGTTGGAATCAATCAACATTGAAAAATGGACAGGGTCGGTAAAGGGATGGTTTGCTGAACAGGATATCTCAGGCTTGATTGAGGATTCGGCGGCGCACCTGGAAGAGCAATTAACACAGCTTTTCCAATCATCGGAACCTGCTTCATCGCTTGAGGGGACTGACCCCTCTGAATCGGGGACTGACCCCTCTGAATTTGAGAAAGAAGTGGTCAAACTTGTGAATGACGAGCGGACACAGAGAGGTCTGGAACCGCTTGAAATGCATAATCGTTTGAGCGATCTCGCCCGAAAGAAATCCCGGGACATGAAGGACAACAACTACTTCAGCCACACATCACCGACGTATGGATCGCCGTTTGATATGATGAACCAGTTCGATTTTAACTACCGTCTGGCCGGTGAAAATATTGCAGCGGGGCAGCGCAGCCCGGAGCAAGTAGTGGAAGGCTGGATGAGTAGCGAAGGCCACCGTGAAAATATTTTGAAGGAAGGCTTTACGCACATCGGTGTCGGCTATGTTGAAGGGAATGGGTTCAAGTACGGAACTTACTGGACTCAACTGTTCATGACACCGAGGTAG
- a CDS encoding NADPH-dependent FMN reductase: MKLVGVSGTLAGNKTSKAVYDVLAAAKMLDKSVEIELIDLRDYDLSFADGSPLAYFEDDTWPVAEKIMSADCLVFGTPIYQASISGVLKNLLDHIPEYAFKNKVTGIVATGLSEKHFLVTEYQLKPILSYFKGLVPTENVFVQNDCFSLESEEIIDNLVAKRLHNLADEILFLQGSINERMKR, from the coding sequence TTGAAGTTAGTTGGCGTATCAGGAACATTGGCCGGGAATAAAACATCCAAGGCTGTTTATGATGTACTGGCAGCGGCTAAGATGCTGGATAAATCAGTAGAGATAGAACTCATAGATTTAAGGGATTACGACCTGTCATTCGCTGACGGATCCCCGCTTGCTTATTTTGAGGATGACACCTGGCCGGTGGCTGAAAAAATCATGTCGGCAGATTGTTTGGTGTTTGGCACACCGATTTATCAAGCTTCAATCTCCGGCGTGTTGAAAAATCTGCTGGATCATATTCCGGAATATGCTTTCAAAAATAAAGTCACCGGCATTGTTGCAACAGGCTTGTCGGAGAAACATTTTCTTGTAACCGAATACCAGCTGAAACCCATTCTTTCTTATTTTAAAGGGCTGGTGCCAACAGAGAATGTTTTTGTTCAGAATGATTGCTTCAGTTTGGAAAGTGAAGAAATTATCGATAATCTGGTTGCAAAAAGGCTGCATAACCTTGCCGATGAAATCTTGTTTCTGCAGGGGAGTATCAACGAGCGGATGAAGCGGTGA
- a CDS encoding GntR family transcriptional regulator encodes MVVISTENETEIIDVLMRDMIDGKLKGDMKLPSENQLADQFQVPRMTVRNALNVLEARGYIYSLQGKGRFLKKRTNLIQLHLTGKVSFTDKMIQAGYDLKTEMIACEPISFDEKIYSILNADEHHTIYQLCRLRYIDGEPMAIHNSFVNEAKFPGIGQDGPHVTSMFAYYRDLGYSEFTSNRSLMSISFPTVTEQELLMCNHMVPLIVVESNCIDVETGNMLEYSKINYRSEKFKYDITTND; translated from the coding sequence GTGGTTGTTATATCAACTGAAAACGAAACTGAGATTATCGATGTGCTGATGAGGGATATGATTGATGGCAAGCTGAAGGGGGACATGAAGCTTCCATCTGAGAATCAATTGGCTGATCAATTCCAGGTTCCGCGGATGACCGTTCGCAATGCGCTGAATGTGCTGGAAGCGAGGGGTTATATTTACTCGCTGCAGGGAAAAGGGCGATTTTTAAAGAAGCGGACAAATCTGATACAGCTTCACCTCACAGGCAAGGTTAGTTTCACGGATAAAATGATTCAGGCCGGCTATGATTTGAAAACGGAAATGATCGCATGTGAGCCGATTTCATTTGATGAAAAGATTTACAGCATATTAAATGCAGACGAGCATCATACAATCTACCAATTATGCCGGCTGCGCTACATTGACGGTGAGCCCATGGCCATCCATAATTCATTCGTTAATGAGGCGAAGTTCCCTGGGATTGGACAAGATGGCCCGCATGTTACATCGATGTTCGCCTATTACAGGGATCTGGGTTATTCGGAATTCACGAGCAACAGAAGCTTGATGAGTATTTCTTTCCCGACAGTCACAGAACAGGAGCTGCTCATGTGCAATCATATGGTGCCCCTGATTGTCGTTGAAAGCAATTGTATCGATGTTGAAACGGGCAACATGCTTGAATACAGCAAAATCAACTACCGGAGCGAAAAATTCAAATATGACATAACGACTAACGACTGA
- the phnG gene encoding phosphonate C-P lyase system protein PhnG: MRRRRRTTILVNGDPNLAGRLAGTIRQNHDCQEIIAPHYGMTMIKTRESARKSLFYLGEVLVTEAKVEINDCVGIGIVNGMQDQLAKDLAVIDAAYQANLNETVEWNDVLLAEERDITRKRAELQSELMNTKVNFETMTE; this comes from the coding sequence ATGCGAAGGCGAAGACGGACAACAATTTTAGTGAATGGCGATCCGAATCTCGCCGGGCGTTTGGCCGGTACGATCAGGCAAAACCATGATTGTCAGGAAATAATTGCACCGCATTATGGAATGACCATGATCAAGACGCGTGAATCAGCCCGGAAATCTTTATTTTATTTAGGAGAAGTGCTTGTCACGGAAGCAAAAGTTGAAATTAACGACTGTGTTGGCATTGGAATCGTGAATGGGATGCAGGATCAACTTGCAAAAGATTTGGCTGTCATTGATGCCGCCTATCAAGCAAATTTAAACGAGACAGTTGAATGGAATGATGTCCTTCTGGCAGAAGAAAGAGACATCACACGAAAACGGGCTGAGTTGCAATCTGAATTGATGAATACGAAAGTCAATTTTGAAACGATGACCGAATAA
- the phnH gene encoding phosphonate C-P lyase system protein PhnH, producing the protein MPVDYVHDLQNVYRQLLDSMARPGKINELLKEPERSNENLPCFDATLLTALTLLDGEVTFYIISGQQAELADKFSSYTLAKQTEIDEADFIFAMQDAPIQAILEGLDCCKCGSLENPQHSATWLIESNTLTNDPSVTLTGPGIQHYETLQTEVPQTIWAKRNAISQEFPLGIDMIFIDDKARTACVPRSTIVDCGVA; encoded by the coding sequence ATGCCAGTCGATTACGTTCATGATCTGCAGAACGTCTACAGACAACTGCTGGACAGTATGGCACGTCCCGGGAAAATCAATGAACTCTTGAAAGAGCCGGAGCGATCGAATGAGAATCTGCCTTGTTTTGACGCGACGCTATTGACGGCTCTGACACTGCTTGACGGGGAAGTCACCTTTTATATCATTTCCGGGCAACAAGCCGAATTAGCGGATAAATTTTCATCATATACACTTGCCAAACAAACAGAAATCGATGAGGCGGACTTCATTTTCGCCATGCAGGATGCACCTATTCAAGCCATCCTGGAGGGGTTGGACTGCTGCAAATGCGGCAGTCTGGAAAATCCGCAGCATTCGGCAACCTGGCTGATTGAAAGCAACACGCTTACGAATGATCCAAGTGTGACGTTGACAGGACCCGGCATCCAGCATTACGAGACGCTCCAAACGGAAGTCCCGCAAACCATTTGGGCAAAACGGAATGCAATCAGTCAGGAGTTCCCGCTGGGGATTGATATGATTTTTATTGATGACAAGGCAAGAACGGCTTGTGTGCCACGATCAACCATTGTGGATTGCGGGGTGGCTTAA